One region of Acidobacteriota bacterium genomic DNA includes:
- a CDS encoding YncE family protein: MTLRSTRIALLLGLAAIGAVAAATPPDPPTRSYWVYVCAESEDEVALVRYGPEGAAVEKTIRVGSFPNEIEGPHGITVDPDGRHWYVSLAHGVPFGSVHKYETGTDDWVGDVTLGLYPATMDVSPATGLLWVVNFNLHGGMQPSSVSAVETETMAEVARIDSGVMPHGSRVSRDGTRHYSVNMMGAELVEMDALHFEVARRLPLGDGVQPTWVTRPTPDNVVYVTGNNVAKIFEVDLDAWTITRTFETGRGPYNLALTPDDATLVATYKTGDAVAFWDLASGVERARMTTSRTIPHGVVITPDGAYAFVTVEGVGSDPGTVEIYDVAAAERVAAVDIGKQAGGLAFWKMN, encoded by the coding sequence ATGACGCTGCGCTCGACGCGGATCGCTCTGCTGCTGGGGCTGGCCGCCATCGGCGCGGTGGCCGCCGCGACGCCACCCGACCCGCCGACACGCAGCTACTGGGTCTACGTCTGCGCCGAATCGGAGGACGAGGTGGCGCTGGTCCGCTACGGCCCGGAGGGCGCCGCAGTGGAGAAGACCATCCGGGTCGGCAGCTTCCCGAACGAGATCGAGGGGCCGCACGGCATCACCGTCGATCCCGACGGCCGGCACTGGTACGTCTCCCTGGCGCACGGCGTCCCGTTCGGCAGCGTCCACAAGTATGAGACCGGGACCGACGACTGGGTGGGGGACGTCACCCTTGGCCTCTATCCCGCGACGATGGATGTCTCGCCGGCGACCGGTCTGCTCTGGGTGGTCAATTTCAACCTCCATGGCGGCATGCAGCCGAGCAGCGTTTCGGCCGTCGAAACGGAGACCATGGCGGAAGTCGCGCGTATCGACAGCGGCGTCATGCCGCACGGTTCGCGCGTCAGCCGGGACGGCACGCGGCACTATTCCGTGAACATGATGGGCGCGGAGCTGGTCGAGATGGATGCGCTCCACTTCGAGGTCGCCCGCCGCCTCCCGCTCGGGGACGGGGTGCAGCCTACCTGGGTCACGAGGCCCACGCCCGATAACGTCGTCTACGTGACCGGCAACAACGTCGCGAAGATCTTCGAAGTCGATCTCGACGCGTGGACCATCACGCGTACCTTCGAGACGGGCCGTGGTCCCTACAACCTGGCTCTCACTCCGGACGACGCCACCCTGGTCGCGACCTACAAGACGGGCGACGCCGTCGCGTTCTGGGATCTGGCGTCGGGCGTCGAGCGGGCACGAATGACCACGTCCCGCACCATCCCGCACGGGGTGGTCATTACACCGGACGGCGCCTACGCCTTCGTCACCGTGGAGGGTGTGGGCAGCGACCCCGGCACGGTCGAGATCTACGACGTCGCCGCCGCGGAACGGGTGGCCGCCGTCGACATCGGCAAGCAGGCGGGCGGTCTCGCGTTCTGGAAGATGAACTGA
- a CDS encoding septum formation inhibitor Maf, whose amino-acid sequence MLHGDHRSRVYHRAVRLVLASRSPRRSHLLREAGYDFDVIPADVDERRLPGESPRDYVLRLARAKAATVVSGALAEADGKAVVAADTIVVVDGDVLGKPADRRESAVMLGRLAGRTHEVLTGLAVIAGGQTVEAVETTCVSFVPLDPDRIAWYVATGEGDDKAGAYAAQGLGSRFVERIEGSYTNVVGLPVARLEALLHELAETVFHLRGSR is encoded by the coding sequence ATGCTGCACGGGGACCATCGGTCGCGAGTGTATCATCGCGCCGTGCGCCTCGTGCTGGCGTCCCGCTCGCCCCGCCGATCCCACCTGTTGCGCGAAGCGGGGTACGACTTCGACGTCATCCCGGCCGATGTCGACGAGCGCCGTCTGCCGGGTGAATCGCCTCGGGACTACGTGCTCCGGCTGGCGCGGGCCAAGGCCGCGACGGTGGTCTCCGGCGCCCTGGCGGAGGCGGATGGGAAGGCTGTGGTGGCCGCGGACACGATTGTCGTCGTCGACGGCGACGTGCTCGGAAAACCGGCCGACCGCCGCGAGTCCGCCGTGATGCTGGGCCGGCTCGCGGGGCGAACCCACGAGGTGCTGACCGGCCTCGCGGTGATCGCGGGCGGGCAGACCGTTGAGGCGGTGGAGACGACGTGCGTGTCGTTCGTTCCCCTGGACCCCGATCGGATCGCCTGGTATGTGGCGACCGGGGAGGGGGATGACAAGGCAGGGGCGTACGCCGCGCAGGGTCTCGGGTCGCGGTTCGTGGAACGGATCGAGGGGTCCTACACGAACGTGGTCGGGCTGCCGGTCGCGCGCCTCGAAGCACTCCTGCACGAGCTGGCGGAGACCGTCTTCCACCTCCGCGGATCCAGATAG
- a CDS encoding DUF721 domain-containing protein, with translation MIHSRPMVPVQHQAARTLGVLLRRQPLTEAKLRFAWRAAVGDRIDRATTVRLSPGGTLTVRADEDGWGRAIRAARRLIAARLRDILGPGHVKRITVKTEGDAHAFRRHHQRRPAADRQVPRSA, from the coding sequence ATGATACACTCGCGACCGATGGTCCCCGTGCAGCATCAGGCGGCACGTACGCTTGGGGTTCTGCTTCGCCGGCAGCCCCTGACGGAGGCGAAACTGCGCTTCGCCTGGCGGGCCGCGGTGGGGGATCGGATCGACCGCGCAACGACCGTCCGCCTCAGTCCCGGCGGCACGCTGACAGTCCGCGCCGACGAAGACGGCTGGGGTCGCGCCATTCGCGCCGCCCGCCGCCTGATCGCCGCGCGACTGCGCGACATCCTGGGCCCGGGACACGTCAAGCGGATCACCGTCAAGACCGAAGGAGACGCGCATGCATTCCGCCGTCATCACCAGCGCCGTCCGGCTGCCGACCGGCAAGTTCCTCGGAGCGCTTAG
- a CDS encoding acetyl-CoA C-acetyltransferase: MHSAVITSAVRLPTGKFLGALSQLPATDLGARVIRESVRRAAIDPDVVDECIMGNVVSAGLGQAPARQAALDAGLPDHVGALTINKVCGSGLKAVMLAAQGIATGDIEVAVAGGMESMSNCPYVLPNARSGMRMGNGQVLDSMMHDGLWCAVENWSMGEAAEAVVERYGVTREDQDGFAAASHQKAAAAIRDCHFRDEILPVEIPQRKGDPIRLEYDEGVRPDSTAEALARLRPAFVKDGTVTAGNAPGVNDGAAAVVVMSEAKAEALGQTPMARIVGQAVSGRPAKWLLMTPVEAVQKLLAKVDWSLDDVDLIELNEAFSAQALAVIRELGADPAKVNVNGGAVALGHPIGASGARILTTLLYALRQRNLRRGVATLCLGGGNGVALAIERLN; this comes from the coding sequence ATGCATTCCGCCGTCATCACCAGCGCCGTCCGGCTGCCGACCGGCAAGTTCCTCGGAGCGCTTAGCCAGCTTCCCGCTACGGATCTGGGCGCACGGGTCATCCGCGAAAGCGTCCGGCGGGCCGCCATCGACCCGGATGTCGTCGACGAGTGCATCATGGGCAACGTCGTCTCGGCCGGCCTCGGTCAGGCGCCGGCCCGGCAGGCGGCGCTCGACGCCGGCCTGCCCGACCACGTAGGCGCCCTCACCATCAACAAGGTGTGCGGATCGGGTCTGAAGGCGGTGATGCTCGCGGCGCAGGGAATCGCCACCGGGGACATCGAGGTGGCGGTCGCGGGCGGCATGGAATCGATGAGCAACTGCCCCTACGTCCTGCCGAACGCACGGAGCGGGATGCGGATGGGGAACGGCCAGGTCCTCGACTCGATGATGCACGACGGGCTCTGGTGCGCCGTCGAGAACTGGTCGATGGGCGAGGCGGCCGAGGCCGTCGTCGAACGGTACGGGGTGACACGCGAGGACCAGGACGGCTTCGCGGCGGCAAGTCACCAGAAAGCCGCCGCCGCGATCCGCGACTGCCATTTCAGGGATGAAATCCTCCCGGTCGAGATTCCCCAGCGGAAGGGCGATCCGATCCGCCTGGAGTACGACGAGGGGGTCCGGCCCGACTCCACGGCCGAAGCGCTGGCGAGGCTTCGCCCCGCGTTCGTGAAGGACGGCACGGTGACCGCCGGCAACGCGCCGGGCGTCAACGACGGCGCCGCCGCCGTTGTCGTGATGTCCGAGGCGAAGGCGGAAGCGCTGGGCCAGACGCCGATGGCGCGCATCGTCGGGCAGGCCGTGAGCGGCCGGCCGGCGAAGTGGCTCCTGATGACGCCGGTCGAAGCCGTCCAGAAGCTGCTCGCGAAGGTGGACTGGTCGCTCGACGATGTCGACCTGATCGAATTGAACGAGGCGTTTTCCGCCCAGGCGCTCGCCGTCATCCGCGAGCTGGGGGCCGACCCCGCGAAGGTGAACGTCAACGGCGGCGCCGTCGCGCTGGGCCATCCCATCGGCGCCAGCGGCGCGCGCATCCTGACGACGCTCCTGTACGCCCTCCGGCAGCGGAACCTGCGGCGCGGCGTCGCCACGCTCTGCCTCGGCGGCGGCAATGGCGTCGCTCTCGCCATCGAACGGCTGAACTAG
- a CDS encoding PQQ-dependent sugar dehydrogenase: protein MKVRRSVLLAASLVILFGAFGHAQEDAPIGVPVPPLGDGPWVIDTAEQHKIRVNLVARGLENPWAIAFMPDGAMLLTERSGRLRIVRDGELDPQSISGVPEVRTDGNGGLMDVAVHPDFADNGLVYLTYTKGHDDGRGSPALARGRLEGYELHDVRDLVVTEPFHTNSGLNGRVAFGRDGKVYMSTGGRIRSPAGDLLNAPQDPMSLRGKVLRLNDDGSAPDDNPFVNEPGHRPEIYTIGHRNTLGLMLHPETGDIWQHENGPNGGDELNVLLSGRNYGWPLMSFGRLYPGARVSPHPTRDGYESPIIVWLPAIAAAGMAVYTGDQFPAWKGNLFVGALQQGGIPGTGHLQRIVFNEHLEELRRESMLTELRQRVREVREGPDGLLYVLTDHDDDGTLLRIEPTS from the coding sequence ATGAAGGTCAGACGTTCGGTTCTCCTGGCAGCGTCTCTGGTGATCCTCTTCGGCGCGTTCGGCCATGCGCAGGAGGACGCGCCGATCGGCGTCCCGGTGCCGCCGCTGGGCGACGGCCCGTGGGTGATCGATACCGCGGAGCAACACAAGATCCGGGTCAACCTGGTGGCCAGGGGGCTGGAGAATCCCTGGGCTATCGCATTTATGCCGGACGGCGCCATGCTGCTCACCGAACGGTCGGGCCGGCTGCGCATCGTTCGCGACGGGGAGCTCGACCCGCAGTCCATCTCCGGCGTGCCGGAGGTCCGGACCGATGGCAATGGCGGCCTGATGGACGTGGCCGTCCATCCCGACTTCGCCGACAACGGTCTCGTCTATCTCACCTACACCAAGGGGCACGACGACGGCCGCGGCTCGCCGGCCCTCGCGCGGGGGAGGCTGGAAGGGTATGAGCTCCATGACGTCAGGGACCTGGTCGTCACCGAACCCTTCCATACCAATTCGGGACTCAACGGACGCGTCGCCTTCGGCCGCGACGGGAAGGTCTACATGTCCACCGGCGGCCGGATCCGGTCGCCGGCCGGCGATCTGCTCAACGCCCCGCAGGATCCCATGAGCCTGCGCGGCAAGGTGCTGCGCCTCAACGATGACGGCTCGGCGCCGGACGACAACCCGTTCGTGAACGAGCCGGGGCACCGGCCGGAGATTTACACGATTGGGCATCGCAACACGCTCGGCCTCATGCTGCACCCCGAGACCGGCGACATCTGGCAGCACGAGAACGGGCCCAACGGCGGCGACGAACTGAACGTTCTCCTCTCCGGGCGCAACTACGGCTGGCCCCTGATGAGCTTCGGACGCCTCTATCCCGGCGCGCGGGTGTCACCGCATCCGACGCGCGACGGCTACGAGTCGCCAATCATCGTCTGGCTGCCCGCCATCGCGGCGGCCGGCATGGCGGTCTATACCGGCGATCAATTCCCGGCGTGGAAGGGCAACCTGTTCGTCGGAGCTCTCCAGCAGGGCGGAATACCGGGGACCGGCCATCTGCAGCGCATCGTGTTCAACGAGCACCTCGAGGAGTTGCGGCGCGAGTCTATGCTGACCGAGCTGCGGCAGCGCGTTCGGGAGGTGCGCGAAGGCCCCGACGGGCTGCTCTACGTGCTGACGGACCACGACGACGACGGCACGCTTCTGCGTATCGAGCCGACCTCGTGA
- a CDS encoding cytochrome c maturation protein CcmE, producing MPSTALKVVLTTGVLCAAFAGLLWTTMQEGAQFYLEVEEVLAEPAEWEGKPLQVHGYAANVMRRPDSLDWRFEITDSVENRTMTMNAVYSGIVPDTFDNHAEVVATGRLVGDTFHIDPDGIMAKCPSKYEEQPSVGEAAGGYVSGTGTAGAGN from the coding sequence ATGCCGAGTACCGCACTGAAAGTCGTCCTGACCACCGGCGTGCTCTGCGCCGCGTTCGCGGGACTGCTCTGGACCACGATGCAGGAGGGCGCGCAGTTCTACCTGGAGGTGGAAGAAGTGCTCGCCGAGCCTGCCGAGTGGGAAGGGAAACCGCTTCAGGTGCATGGCTACGCCGCCAACGTGATGCGCCGTCCGGACAGCCTTGACTGGCGTTTCGAGATCACCGACAGCGTCGAGAACCGGACGATGACGATGAACGCCGTCTACTCCGGAATCGTTCCCGACACGTTCGACAACCACGCCGAAGTCGTGGCGACGGGGCGGCTCGTGGGCGACACGTTCCACATCGATCCCGACGGCATCATGGCCAAGTGTCCGTCGAAGTACGAGGAACAACCTTCCGTCGGCGAGGCGGCGGGTGGCTACGTGTCGGGCACCGGAACCGCCGGCGCCGGCAACTGA